DNA from Romeriopsis navalis LEGE 11480:
GCCATACGGATCAATTTGCAGATATCAGATTTAGGGTAATGGCAGCTTAGAACATTCCAACTTGCTCTGTAAATACTACCTAAGTAATGATTGACCGCTGGTGGACTCAAAACTATGGGCCCAATGATTGCGGTCAAAATGAGAGACCAACCGGTTCACCCATCGGTAATGTAATCGTAAAAATACTACCCGTTTTAGGATGATTGGATGCCTCAATATGTCCCCCGTGGGCTTCAATTACCATTTTGCAAAACGCCAGACCTAAACCGATTTGAGCAATATTTGGCATCATCGTCCCGACCTCATATTGCTCAAAAATCTTTTGTTGTAACGGCTCAGGAATCCCCGGTCCTGAATCAATTACCTGAATCTGGTGATCGCCCGAATTCAGCCGGCTAAGCCTAATCTGAATTGCGCTATTCTGGGGCGAAAATTTAATGGCGTTGGAGATCAGATTGTCGATTGTGCGGCGCATCATATTGCCGTCCACGGGCACAACTTGGCCATCCACGCCCAGCTCGATATTCAGGGTTTGTGCCTTTTGTTGGGCAATGACTTCAAAGCTGGAAACCGATGATTTTACGAGGTCAGATAGGTCGATCGAGGTTTGATTTAGGCGAAGTTTACCGGATTCCAGCAGGGCAATTTGCAGAATATCGTCGATCAATAAATGGAGCTCTTCCGCCGCCGTAGTGATTTGGGTCAACTTTTGCTTTTGCTGGTCACGGCTGTAATCGATTACTTCTAAAAGTTCGAGGCCGAGCAAAATTGTACTTAATGGATTACGTAAATCATGAATCACCATGCGGATCATGTCTTCTCGCAATTTAAGCAGCCCCTGTAAATCATCGTACTGCTGCTTAATTCGTAACATCGATTTGACTCGTGCCCGCAACTCAATCGCATTGACCGGCTTACTAATAAAGTCGTTTGCACCGGCGGCCAAGCATTCTGCCAGATCGGATTTACTGCTGAGCGCTGTCACCATGACGATTGGTACAGCTTGCCACTGGGCGAGCGTCTTAATTTGCTTGCAAACCTCAATGCCATCCATCCCCGGCATCATGACATCAAGCAAAATCAGGTCCGGCTGAAATGTATCGAGATGATTAATTGCCGCGGCCCCACTTGGCGCATAGTGCATTTGATAGCCTTGATTACTCAGAAGAACTTCAATTACATCAAAGTTATTTGGCTCATCATCAACAATCAGGATAGACGGTGTATTCATGACTTGAACTTACAGACGATGCAGCGATACACGAATCCTCTCAGCCCCATACTAAGGCTTTGGGCGCACTATCTTTGATCCTCGAAGCCTGAGTTTTCTTGCGAGTCTCTAGTTAATTAATTGGGTTTACCCAATTAACCTGACCAATAATCTTGTGGGCAATTTCATCCGGTGTGGCCTCATCTGTCCAGATGCCCAAATTCGCCGGTGCGCTCAAAGGTAACGATTGAGCAAGTTCGATCGCCCGTGCTAAATGCCAATCTAAGCCTGATCCAATTTCCCGCCGCCGAATCCGTGTATCCAATGTCTCTAATTTCGCCCAAAGTTGGCAGACGATCGCTTGGGCCGCAGGAATCACGGCCTCGATCGCCTGGACATCTTGCGCTGTTTCAATCACCGTGGCCACAATTAAATTCTGTGCGCCAGCCGCAACCGCGTTTTGCCAGACGGCGATCGCTTTTGTAACCCTAGCTGGCTACCAAAGCGATCGCCGATGGGTCGAGGGTAGGTATACCGTAGCTGATCCAAATCCACGAACGTATGTGGAATTGCATGGTGAATCAATTCCTCACTGACTGCATTGGCCACACTGGTTTTTCCGACACCAACCGGCCCACTGATGATTAATACCGGCACCGGTGGATGTTGCATGGTTACCTTAATCGTGACTTCATGAGATTTGTATGATGGTGACGCATGGGGCTAATGACTTGATGCTGAGTTTTGGGGCTGATGCAGAATTTGACAAATTTCTTCTACGGTTGAGAAAAATGCGTCGCCCATAAAGCGGAGACTCGCAATTGCCCGTTCCCCAGCAGCGGCATCGCCAGCGCCACAGGCATCGGTGATGACAATTGGAATATAACCCAGATCGGCCGCATGACGGACGGTTGGCTCAATTCCAATTTCAGTTGCGACACCCACAATAATTACTGTATCAATCCCACAATCGCGCAATGCAATGTTCAGTGGTGTCCCTTCAAATGCGGACATCGTAATTTTGTCAAACACAGCTTCTGAGCTCAGGGGCGTGAGTTCTGGTATCAGTTGAAATCCGGGTGCGGTTGGGAGAAACCAAGGATTGACTTGATCAACAGTCGCAGCGCGCTGCCAGGCTTTGGCCATTTTGAGCTGGAATACACCAGACAACTCCTTGGGCAAAGACATATGCCGCATGAAAAATGTCCGCAGACCGACTGAACGAGCGGCTTCAACCACCTGAATGACTTGGGCTTTGATCGCCTCGCCATGCTGGAGCTGACTGAGAATGCCGATTTGCATGTCGTAGACGATTAGTGCTGTGCGATCGACGGTGCAGGCGTCTTCTAGGGTTTCGGGAATGTTCAATCCAAATGCTGTTTCCATGGGTTTGCGGAAGTATGGTTTGTGGTTGTTTTGGAATATCAGATGGTGATGCGGTGAATTACATTGATGCAGCAAAGTCGAGCGGGCAAATACTTTGAGCGGTGATATTTGAGACGTAATTCAGGTTGAGCCGGCTCGAATCGGAATGTTTGACGGCAGTGGTGATGCTAAAAGCCAGATTTATTCCAGGTCGTGACGGATGCGCCGCCGATCAGCAATTGGCGGCACGGGCAGTAAATCGCTGCAGCCATCTCCCTATAGTCTCTATCCCATATAATCTATTTGTCCAATAGATGTTTTGTATAAAAACTATTCACGCGATGAATCTTGCTGGGTTAGACCTAAATCTGCTGGTTGTGTTTGACGCTTTGATCCAAGAGCGGCATGTGACACGGGCTGGCCAACGCATTGGCTTAAGTCAACCGGCAACTAGCAATGCCCTGGCGAGGTTGCGGAAGCTCACTCAAGATGTGTTATTTATCCGTACAGAGGGTGAACTCCGTCCCACACCGGTGGCGATCGCCCTTGCTGCCCAAATCCAACCTGCCCTTGGCCAAATTTGCCATGCGTTGACCCCAGAGTTGCCCTTTGTCCCAGCGACTAGCGATCGCGTCTTTGCGATTGGGTTAAGTGACTATACGGCCTTTTTGTTATTGCCGCCGCTAATGCAGTATCTGGGGGAACATGCACCGGATATCGTGATGCAGGTGCGGACTGGTGAACGGGGGAAATTATTGCGAGGCTTAGATACTGGCGAGGTGGATGTAATTTGCGGCATTTTCCCAGAACAGACTCCCTGGCACAATTCACAACTGCTCTGGCAGGAGGACTTTGTCTGCGTCTGCCGTGAGCAACATGGGACGATTCGGCAGCAGTTATCGCTAGAAGAATTTGTGGCTGCCGATCATTTACTTGTGTCGATCGCCGAAGATCGAGTTGGGCGGGTCGATCGATTCTTAAAACAGCAGAATTTGACCCGGCATATTGCATTATCAGTGCCCCACTATTTAGTCGCCCCCTTTGTTTTGGCGCAGACCGATTTGGTTGCCACCCTGGCCTCAAGAGTCGCCTACAGTTTGCGCCAATCACAATCACTTAAGCTGCTGCCGTTGCCAATTCCACTCAAGCCATTTTCTGT
Protein-coding regions in this window:
- a CDS encoding LysR family transcriptional regulator gives rise to the protein MNLAGLDLNLLVVFDALIQERHVTRAGQRIGLSQPATSNALARLRKLTQDVLFIRTEGELRPTPVAIALAAQIQPALGQICHALTPELPFVPATSDRVFAIGLSDYTAFLLLPPLMQYLGEHAPDIVMQVRTGERGKLLRGLDTGEVDVICGIFPEQTPWHNSQLLWQEDFVCVCREQHGTIRQQLSLEEFVAADHLLVSIAEDRVGRVDRFLKQQNLTRHIALSVPHYLVAPFVLAQTDLVATLASRVAYSLRQSQSLKLLPLPIPLKPFSVFMRWHQSHDNDKAQMWLRSRLSEISQTLVEGNPVN
- a CDS encoding cysteine hydrolase yields the protein METAFGLNIPETLEDACTVDRTALIVYDMQIGILSQLQHGEAIKAQVIQVVEAARSVGLRTFFMRHMSLPKELSGVFQLKMAKAWQRAATVDQVNPWFLPTAPGFQLIPELTPLSSEAVFDKITMSAFEGTPLNIALRDCGIDTVIIVGVATEIGIEPTVRHAADLGYIPIVITDACGAGDAAAGERAIASLRFMGDAFFSTVEEICQILHQPQNSASSH
- a CDS encoding hybrid sensor histidine kinase/response regulator, whose translation is MNTPSILIVDDEPNNFDVIEVLLSNQGYQMHYAPSGAAAINHLDTFQPDLILLDVMMPGMDGIEVCKQIKTLAQWQAVPIVMVTALSSKSDLAECLAAGANDFISKPVNAIELRARVKSMLRIKQQYDDLQGLLKLREDMIRMVIHDLRNPLSTILLGLELLEVIDYSRDQQKQKLTQITTAAEELHLLIDDILQIALLESGKLRLNQTSIDLSDLVKSSVSSFEVIAQQKAQTLNIELGVDGQVVPVDGNMMRRTIDNLISNAIKFSPQNSAIQIRLSRLNSGDHQIQVIDSGPGIPEPLQQKIFEQYEVGTMMPNIAQIGLGLAFCKMVIEAHGGHIEASNHPKTGSIFTITLPMGEPVGLSF